Part of the Faecalibacterium duncaniae genome, GATGAACAGTGCAGGCTATCGCGCTGAGGTCGTCTCGGCCTACCAGACCGCCGGCGGCGCGCCTTACCTCGACTACACCGATACCGTGCTGGGCCAGGTGTACGAGGGGATGGACGTGGTGGACACCATCGCTCAGGCCGCCGTGGATGAGAACCAGAAGCCCACGGAAACGATCACCATCAACAGCGTCAGCATTGAGACATATCAGGCGCAGTAACAACTGAAAATGACAAAACCGGCTTTCCTGTGGCAGTAGGAAAGCCGGTTTTGTGCTGAATGGAGAGAATGGGGGATATATCGGTCAGCGGGAAAGGCCGCTGACCCCACTGGCAATGACACCGCCGTCCATGACGATGTCCGTGCCGGTGAGATAACCGAGCCGTTCGTCCAGCAACAGGGCATACAGCGCGGCAATCTCTTCTGGTTTGCCGTTCCGCTTGAGAGCGGAATGGGCGGTAAAGGTCTGGGCTTCGGCGCTTTCCAGTTGGCCCATGGGGGTATCAAAGTTGCCGGGGGTCACACTGAGGCAGCGCACCCCTTTGGCACCAAAGCGGGCGGCATCGGTTTTGGCAAACCAGATGACGAAATGCTTGCTGATGGAATAGGCCACACCGGTGCGGGCGTTTTTGGGCATCAGGTTGATGCGAGCCATCATCTTTTTCAAAAATTTTTCCCGGTCGGTACGGGCGAGGGGATAGACCCGCTTTGGCATGATGAAGGAAGGCGAGAGATAAGCACTCATGCTGGAAGTATCGATGACACAGCCGCCCGGGGCCATGACCGGGTAAAAGGCATCATTGATGTTGACTGTGCCCAGCGCGTTGGCGCGCAGGATGGCTTCCGGGCTGCCCATGTGGGGGCTCATGCCAGCAATGTGGAGCAGAGCTTTCACCTGCCCA contains:
- a CDS encoding SDR family oxidoreductase, with amino-acid sequence MKPVCVITGGGSGMGRATAKLVCEAGYHVILVGRTAAKLESAVAELTEAGHEAEAFACDLSDRSSCEKLARHAVERGQVKALLHIAGMSPHMGSPEAILRANALGTVNINDAFYPVMAPGGCVIDTSSMSAYLSPSFIMPKRVYPLARTDREKFLKKMMARINLMPKNARTGVAYSISKHFVIWFAKTDAARFGAKGVRCLSVTPGNFDTPMGQLESAEAQTFTAHSALKRNGKPEEIAALYALLLDERLGYLTGTDIVMDGGVIASGVSGLSR